The genomic window ATCGTGAAACTGTTCGAGCCATTTGAGCGAATGGACGTTGGTTTTGACGGCGATGAAGACCGTGACGCCGACGCCAAGCTGCTTGCGGTCCAGCAGCGCCACGCGCTTGCGGATGATGCCGCCTGCCTCCAGCTTCTGGATGCGTCGCCAGCACGGCGTCTGCGACAGGCCGACCTGTGCCGCGATCTCCGCGAGGGGCAGGCTCGAATCGTCCTGCAAGAGGGCCAGAATCTTCCGGTCAAAGGCATCGAGTTTCATGCGCGGCAGTATGGGTGGATGGAAGCGTGTGTCAATGCGATCTCATGAGGCGCAAAATGGTTCTCATACAGTATCGTTATTGGGAAATAATTTCTAGAAGCTCAGGGATCGCCCGGCAAACTCGCAAACCTATTTCCCTGGCCCGACCGTAAAATCCTCTCATCGTGCTGGAGAGAGGGACCGTCATGCAGGGACTGTTGATCGACGAGATGCGCGGCAGCGCACTCCTGCGTGGGCTGCACACGGACTCCGATACGCTCTCGCGGGATTACCTCAATGCGGCGCGCCGGGTTCTTGAGGATCTCGTCGCACAGCCTGATCCATTCGCAGGGTTGTCATTGCAGCGCAAGCCCGGGGGCTATGCCCGCAATCTGCTGGCCGGCGATGCACAGGTCAGCATCTGGGCGATGGTCTGGAGCCCCGGCTGCGCCACCTCCATACATGATCATCATTGCTCCTGCTGCTTCGGGGTAGTCAGCGGGGTCGTTCGCGAAACCTGGTACCGCGCCATCAGTCCGACGCAGGCGGTACCGGCCGAGGTGCATGACCGCGCCCCTGGTTATGTCGCTTGCATGCTGCCGTCCGGGCCGAATATTCACCGCATGGAGAACTGCGGTGATGGCGAGGCGATTTCCATCCACATCTATGGTTTCGATCATCAGATGCATGCCTCGTCCATCGAAACGGAATATTTGCTCGCGAAGCTCTGAACAGGCAGCTCTTGTCCCTCGCCGGCGAGCGACGTAGTCATACGTCTCCAAATTCTGGCGAGGACGAACCCGATGGCGCTTTCCCCTGATCTGCGCGTGACGCTTGAAGGCGTCTCCACCGCGACGCTGACGACCGTATTGCTGAAGAAGGGATTGCGTAACGTCTGGCTGCGCGGCGCCAAGCCGTTGCATGCCGGACAGGGCAAGTTCGTCGGTGCCGCCTTCACGCTTCGCTTTGTTCCCGCGCGCGAAGATCTGGCGACCCCTGCATCCTGGGCCTCGCCGATCTCGACGCGCGCCGCCATCGAGGCGATGCCAGAAGGTGTGATCGCTGTCGTTGATGCGATGGGCGTGACCGATGCGGGCATCTTTGGCGACATTCTCTGCGCGCGCATGGCCAAGCGTGGCGTGGTCGCCCTCATTACCGACGGCGTGGTCCGCGATATCGCCGGCGTCGAAGCCTCGGGCCTTCCCGTTTGGTGCCAGGGCGTCGCGGCGCCGCCGTCCGTGGCCGGGCTCACTTTTGTCGGCTGGCAGGAGCCCGTGGCCTGCGGGGGCGTCGCCATCTTCCCGGATGACGTCATCGTGGTCGACGATGATGGTGCTGTTGTCATTCCCGCAGCGCTCGCGGAGGCGGTCGCTGCCGAGGCGGTCGATCAGGAACGCATGGAAGCCTGGATCATGCAGGAGGTCGATCGCGGCGTGGCGCTGCCCGGCCTCTATCCCATGAATGATGAGACCAAGCAGCGCTACCAGCAATTCCTGAAGGACAAGACTTGAGCCCTGTCGTGATCACCGCGCGGACTTGAAGCGCTCGAAGGCGGTGATGCGGTCAACGCGCGGGTCGGCATCGCGTTGGTAGATGTCGGTCCGCAGGAATTGCAGCTCGGCCTCCAGCGCCTCCTCGCTTGTCTCGACCCACCAGGATTTGGGGCGCCCATCAGAACCGTCGTTCCAGCGATAGCCACGCCCCTTCAACACGTCCTTCATGTCGAAGGGGCTGTATTCGGCCCAGACGCGATAGCGAGCGCGGCGAGCGCTGGCCAGAAGCCGCGGGAAGGCCGGGCCGCTTCCATCCTTGAGCGGAGCGCCAAGGACTTCGAGCAGCGCGTGGCAATCGTCCACCGCGCGATGGCCGTTATGGAACCAGCCGGACTGGCCGACGAGATAGCCGAGTTTGACCCCCTCGAAACCAAAGCTTGCCCAGTCGATCTCCGAGGCTGAGCAGGCCCAGGCCTTGACGTCGAAACCACGCGCCAGTTTCTCGCAGAACGGCCGGTCGAAGCGGGCGTTGTGGGCGATGACAAGCGATGCCGGCTCGATGAACCGGCTGATTGCATCGAGGTCGAGCACCTTGCCCGCGACCATCTCTGGCGTGATGCCGGTGATGCGCACGCTCTCGGCGCTGATCGGAATGCTCGGCTCACGCAATTCGCTGAAGGCGGCAATGACATCGCCGAAGCTGCCATCCTCGTTGTAGGTGACAGCGACCATGCCCAGTTCGATCACCTCATCCTTGGTGTGATCGAGCCCGGTGGTCTCCACATCGACGATGACCGCGACCTTCTCATCCGGCAGGGGATCGCGCGGGACGACCGGCCGGAACTGCAATTGACGCAGGATGCGATAACGGCCGGATTGTTCCAGTTCGCAAGCCCAGGCTTCCTGCTGCGCGTCATAGGCGACGACCGGCATACGTCCGGCGGCAGATGGAGCACCACCTGCTTTCGTACGTGCCTTGCGGCGTGGTTTCTCCCGCGCTTCCGCTTCCAGCGGGTCTGCTTCCGCGTCGAGCAGCGCGAAGAAATTGGGTTGCTGTGCCGATGCCATCGATCCTCCGGCTGTTGGCAGGATGCTGCGCCTGGGCGCGGGCGATTCGCAACCGCAGCTAAGGGCCAGTCTCCAGGATCTCACAGCAAATTGGCGCGCTGATGTCCTTTCATTCCACCGACGAGAGCAGGATGCTGGTCTCGCTGTTCAATATCCCGTTGATCGTGCGCACCTCACGGAGCACGCGGTCGAAATCGCTCAGGCTCGAAGCGCGGATCTCTGCCACCAAGTCCCAGGCGCCATTGGTCGTGTGCAGGGAGTGTAACTCCGTCAAGCCCCGCAACTGCTTGATAACCGCTGTGGTCGAGCGGCCGGTGACCTCGATCAGCATGATCGCCCGGATGGTGTTGGCGTCATAGTCATGACGGGAGCGTATCGTGAAGCCGAGCACCGCGCCGTTTTCGAGCAGCCGGTCGAGGCGACTTTGAACCGTGGCGCGCGAGATTCCGAGAATCGTGGCGAGCTTCGATATCGGGGCACGCCCGTCCTCACGCAAGGCGGAGATCAACTGGCGATCAAGATCATCGAAGATATGCATGGTTTCAATTTGCACACATTGACTGAGCAATTTCCTCATTTTCACGAGGATACTCGTACAGCTTATCAATTTTAGCTGCAATTCGCTCGGAGTACAATTGCGAGAATGATATCAGCGTGTGGAGGCGGCTTTGGTCCAGTATGTCGGTGTCGACAATATGATCCGGCTGGTCGAGACGATGGGGGTGGAACCCTTTCTCGTCGGGCTGGCCGGTTATATCGAGGAAGACTTCCGCCGCTGGGCCGCGTTCGAAAAGGCGCCACGGGTCGCCAGCCACTCCCGGGACGGGGTCATCGAACTCATGCCGGCGAGTGACGGGGCCCTCTACGGCTTCAAATATGTCAACGGCCACCCAAAGAACACGCGTTCCGGCCTGCAGACCGTCACGGCCTTCGGTGTCCTCTCCGACGTCGCGACCGGGTACCCCAAGCTACTCTCGGAAATGACGATCACGACCGCTTTGCGGACCGCAGCGACGTCGGCGCTCGCGGCTCGCTATCTCGCACGCCCGGATGCGTCCAGCATGGCGATTATCGGCCTCGGTGCGCAGTCCGAGTTTCAGGCGCTCGCCTTCAAGGCCCTGTTGGGCATCCGCAATCTCCGTGTGTTCGATATCGACCCGGCCGCAACCGCCAAGTTTCGCACCAACCTCGCAGACTATGGCTTCTCGATCACCAGCGCGGCCAGCGCCGAAGAGGCTGTGCTTGGCGCCGATATCACTACGACCGTGACCGCCGATAAGCTCAATGCCACCATCCTGAGCGACAACATGGTCGGGGCGGGCGTGCATATCAACGCGGTTGGCGGAGACTGCCCGGGGAAGACGGAACTCCATCGCGACATCCTGCTGCGCGCCGATGTCTTCGTCGAGTTCCCTGAACAGACGCGCATCGAGGGCGAGATCCAGCAGATGGAGGCTGACTTTCCGGTGACTGAGCTCTGGCGCGTCATTGCCGGCGAAGCGCCCGGCCGACGCGCGCCGGAGCAGATCACGCTGTTCGATTCAGTCGGCTTCGCAACCGAGGATTTTTCCGCGCTGCGCTACGTCAGCGACCACGTGGCGGGTACGGATTTCTTCGACGAGATTGATCTCGTGACCGAACCGGAAAATCCGCGCGATCTCTTCGGGCTGATTGCCAAGCACCATGACGCGGCGGCCGCGATGTCGTCCAGAGGGGCACGATGATGGCCCACAAGCTATCCGTGCAGGCGCCGCGCAGCGTCGTCATGATCCGTCCCCATCACTTCTCGCCCAATCCGGCCACGGCCCACGACAACGCCTTTCAGGCGCAGGACAGCGCGCGCACGGCCGAGGCGATCGCAAAGGCGGCCTTTGACGAGGTGAGCCGCGCCGCGGACCAGCTAGCCAGTGCAGGAATCACGGTTCACCTCTTCGAGGACGAAACCCGTGACACCCCGGATTCGGTCTTCCCCAACAACTGGTTCTCGACTCATGCCGGCGGGCATGTCGCCATCTATCCCATGTTCTCGCCCAGCCGCAGGCGGGAGCGGCGCGGCGATATCATCGAGATGCTGAAGCATCGCTATCGGGTGCAGGATGTCATCGACTATTCCGGCCTCGAACAGGATGCGGTCTATCTTGAGGGGACCGGGGCGATGGTGCTCGACCATATCGAACGTGTCGCCTACGCCGCGCGGTCCAATCGCACCAACGAAGTGGCGCTTGAACGCTTCTGCACGCATTTCAACTTCGAGCCGGTGGTGTTCGACGCGGCCGATCGCGATGGCCGGCCGATCTACCACACCAACGTGCTGATGTGCATTGGCACGGATTTCTGCATGATCGGCCTCTCCGCGATCTCCAATCCCGAACGCCGGGCGGAGATTGCCGGTCGTTTCGCGGATACGGGCCGCGTGGTCATCGACCTGACGCATGCCCAGATCAATGAGTTCGCCGGCAATGCCATCGAACTCGACAGCCGCGCGGGGAGGGTGCTTGCACTGTCGTCCCGGGCGCTGCGTGCGCTGTCGCAAGACCAGCGCGCTGCGCTGGAAACTCATGTCAGGCTCCTGCCGCTGGACGTTCCGACCATCGAATTAGCTGGCGGCTCCGTGCGCTGCATGCTGGCGGGGATCCACCTGGCGTCGCGAGGCGCTGCAAAGGGGACTGCAAGCCTCCTGCCAAGTCATGCTTCCGGACAGGCATGGCCCGCGGTCTGAGGGCGGGAGCCGTGCCGGTCCGCTGAAACTGTGGGCATCTTCGGCAATGATGCTCTATACCCCAAGCGTTCTATATCCCAAGCGTTCTATACTCCAGGCCAAACCGAACATTCATGGATCACTCATGCGCGCCGTTATCCTGGCTGAGACGGGCGGACCAGACGTCCTGCATATAGAGGAATTCGAGGACCCGGCCGCCCAGCCGGGCGAGGTCGTCATCGCGGTGGAAGCGGCGGCACTGAACTACGCCGACCTCATGCAGCGCAATGGCACCTATACGAAAGGCGTCGCCCTGCCGACCATTCTCGGCATCGAATGCTCCGGCGTGATCATCGAAGTCGGAGCCGGTGTCACGGGATGGACAATCGGCGACCGGGTCTGCACGCTCGTGCCCGGCGGGGGCTATGCCGAACGGGTGGCGGTTTCCGCCAGCCAGCTCCTGCCTTTGCCGCGCGGCGTCGATCTCGTGACGGCGGCCTCGCTTCCCGAGGCGGCTGCGACGGTATGGTCCAACATCATCGACACCTGCGCGCTGGCCCCAGGAGAAGTCCTCCTGGTCCACGGCGGCACCGGCGGCATCGGCTCCTTTGCCGTGCAGACGGGCCGGGCCTGGGGGGCGGACGTTCTGGCAACTGCCGGCAGCGAGGACAAGCTGCGGCGCTGCGAGGAGTTCGGCGCAAGCCGTGCGATCTCCTATCGGACCGAGGATTTCGCGCGCGAGGTTCTCGCCCATACGATGGGGCGGGGCGCCGATGTCATCCTCGACAACATGGGAGCCTCCTATCTCCCGAAGAACATCGAGGCGCTCGCGAAAGACGGGCGCATCGCCATCATCGGCCTGCAGGGCGGCCGTGAGGTGTCGCTCTCACTCGCCGCACTCTTCGCGAAACGGGCGTCCTTGTTCACCACCTCACTGAGGGACCGACCCGCCGCCGCCAAGGATCGCATCATCGCCGGTGTGCGACGCGATCTCTGGCCCCATCTCGAAAGCGGACGCATCAAGCCGGTGGTCGACCGGATCTTCCCCCTGACTGAAGCCGCCGCCGCCCATCGCTATATGGAGGAAGGGCGGCATGTGGGTAAGATCATTCTGAGGGTAAGCGGCTGAGATCGGCCGCATCGCCGGCACGCGCCTCGCAGCTTTCATAATGCTCCATGATCTCCCGGCCCGTCGCGATCCAGACATCGTCATGGGTGCGGACATGGGTCAGGAAATCGTCGAGAATGCGGATGCGCATGGGCCGCCCGGTCACCTGCGGATGCATGACCATGGTGGTGACACCGCCCCATTCCCGGGTCTGGTCGAATTCGTCACGCCAGATGGCGAGCACCGCTTCGCGACCGAACAACGCCCGGGGGCTGGAGCGATGAGTGAGGCCGTAACTCCAGTCGTCGAAGCTGTAGTTCACGGGAATCTCGACGGGCCCCGGGCCGCCGGGCAGCACATGGCGATAGGGCCGGATGTCATCGCGCCAGGAACTGGAATAGCGGATGCCACGATCCACGAGCAGTTGCAGAAGGGCGGGGAAGCTTTCGCCCCACGGTGCCCTGTAGCCGACGGGCGTGATGCCGAGTACGCGCCCCATGGCCTCAAGACCCCGGTCGATCTCCTCGATCATGACATCGAAGCGCTCGGCATCCGGCTTCAGATGCAGATAGCCGTGGTGGGCGATCTCGTGGCCGGCGGCGAGGATGGCCTCGCAGCTCTTCGCGTGGGCCTCCACGGCCCAGCCTGTCACGAAGAACGTGGCACGGACCCCGTGGCGCGCCAGCAGTTCGAGGATCTTCGGGATGCCGACGCGGGCCTCGTAACCACCGTACGAGAGGGTGACGTGACGATCGGCATTGGCGGGATCGCCGCCGAGCCAGACCGACTCCGCATCCACGTCGAAAGCTGGAAACAAGGCGCAACGCTTGCCATCCGGCCATGGAAAATCGGGGGCCGGCGGGGCGGGATTGGCTGGGGCAGGAGTGGCCGTCATGCGGAAGCCTCGGGGGTAGGCGGAATGCGAGGATCGGCAAGGCGCTTGCCGGGCGGGGTTATGCTAGGCACGATGAGCAACAGACAGACGGTGGGGCCGATGGTGGACGACGGGCAGCGGCATTCAGGGCGGGGCGGGCGGCATGGTCGCGCGTAACCTGCCGCTCGCCACCCTGCGCACGTTCGATGTGGCGGCGCGCCACGGGAGCCTGACGAAGGCCGCCACAGAGCTCAACCTGACGGATAGCGCCGTCAGCCATCAGCTGCGCAAGCTGGAGGAGGCGCT from Hyphomicrobiales bacterium includes these protein-coding regions:
- the grp gene encoding Glutamate uptake regulatory protein; protein product: MKLDAFDRKILALLQDDSSLPLAEIAAQVGLSQTPCWRRIQKLEAGGIIRKRVALLDRKQLGVGVTVFIAVKTNVHSLKWLEQFHDAVRELPEIIDFYRMSGDIDYLLKAYIADISAYDALYKKLISRIELSDVTSMFAMEELKSTTAISLASAGTS
- a CDS encoding putative metal-dependent enzyme (Double-stranded beta helix superfamily) (Evidence 3 : Putative function from multiple computational evidences), which produces MQGLLIDEMRGSALLRGLHTDSDTLSRDYLNAARRVLEDLVAQPDPFAGLSLQRKPGGYARNLLAGDAQVSIWAMVWSPGCATSIHDHHCSCCFGVVSGVVRETWYRAISPTQAVPAEVHDRAPGYVACMLPSGPNIHRMENCGDGEAISIHIYGFDHQMHASSIETEYLLAKL
- a CDS encoding Regulator of RNase E activity RraA, with product MALSPDLRVTLEGVSTATLTTVLLKKGLRNVWLRGAKPLHAGQGKFVGAAFTLRFVPAREDLATPASWASPISTRAAIEAMPEGVIAVVDAMGVTDAGIFGDILCARMAKRGVVALITDGVVRDIAGVEASGLPVWCQGVAAPPSVAGLTFVGWQEPVACGGVAIFPDDVIVVDDDGAVVIPAALAEAVAAEAVDQERMEAWIMQEVDRGVALPGLYPMNDETKQRYQQFLKDKT
- a CDS encoding DNA polymerase-3 subunit epsilon, which gives rise to MASAQQPNFFALLDAEADPLEAEAREKPRRKARTKAGGAPSAAGRMPVVAYDAQQEAWACELEQSGRYRILRQLQFRPVVPRDPLPDEKVAVIVDVETTGLDHTKDEVIELGMVAVTYNEDGSFGDVIAAFSELREPSIPISAESVRITGITPEMVAGKVLDLDAISRFIEPASLVIAHNARFDRPFCEKLARGFDVKAWACSASEIDWASFGFEGVKLGYLVGQSGWFHNGHRAVDDCHALLEVLGAPLKDGSGPAFPRLLASARRARYRVWAEYSPFDMKDVLKGRGYRWNDGSDGRPKSWWVETSEEALEAELQFLRTDIYQRDADPRVDRITAFERFKSAR
- a CDS encoding DNA-binding Lrp family transcriptional regulator, yielding MRKLLSQCVQIETMHIFDDLDRQLISALREDGRAPISKLATILGISRATVQSRLDRLLENGAVLGFTIRSRHDYDANTIRAIMLIEVTGRSTTAVIKQLRGLTELHSLHTTNGAWDLVAEIRASSLSDFDRVLREVRTINGILNSETSILLSSVE
- the ocd gene encoding Ornithine cyclodeaminase, producing the protein MEAALVQYVGVDNMIRLVETMGVEPFLVGLAGYIEEDFRRWAAFEKAPRVASHSRDGVIELMPASDGALYGFKYVNGHPKNTRSGLQTVTAFGVLSDVATGYPKLLSEMTITTALRTAATSALAARYLARPDASSMAIIGLGAQSEFQALAFKALLGIRNLRVFDIDPAATAKFRTNLADYGFSITSAASAEEAVLGADITTTVTADKLNATILSDNMVGAGVHINAVGGDCPGKTELHRDILLRADVFVEFPEQTRIEGEIQQMEADFPVTELWRVIAGEAPGRRAPEQITLFDSVGFATEDFSALRYVSDHVAGTDFFDEIDLVTEPENPRDLFGLIAKHHDAAAAMSSRGAR
- a CDS encoding conserved hypothetical protein (Evidence 4 : Unknown function but conserved in other organisms), which encodes MMAHKLSVQAPRSVVMIRPHHFSPNPATAHDNAFQAQDSARTAEAIAKAAFDEVSRAADQLASAGITVHLFEDETRDTPDSVFPNNWFSTHAGGHVAIYPMFSPSRRRERRGDIIEMLKHRYRVQDVIDYSGLEQDAVYLEGTGAMVLDHIERVAYAARSNRTNEVALERFCTHFNFEPVVFDAADRDGRPIYHTNVLMCIGTDFCMIGLSAISNPERRAEIAGRFADTGRVVIDLTHAQINEFAGNAIELDSRAGRVLALSSRALRALSQDQRAALETHVRLLPLDVPTIELAGGSVRCMLAGIHLASRGAAKGTASLLPSHASGQAWPAV
- a CDS encoding NAD(P)H-quinone oxidoreductase; amino-acid sequence: MRAVILAETGGPDVLHIEEFEDPAAQPGEVVIAVEAAALNYADLMQRNGTYTKGVALPTILGIECSGVIIEVGAGVTGWTIGDRVCTLVPGGGYAERVAVSASQLLPLPRGVDLVTAASLPEAAATVWSNIIDTCALAPGEVLLVHGGTGGIGSFAVQTGRAWGADVLATAGSEDKLRRCEEFGASRAISYRTEDFAREVLAHTMGRGADVILDNMGASYLPKNIEALAKDGRIAIIGLQGGREVSLSLAALFAKRASLFTTSLRDRPAAAKDRIIAGVRRDLWPHLESGRIKPVVDRIFPLTEAAAAHRYMEEGRHVGKIILRVSG
- a CDS encoding Chitooligosaccharide deacetylase, coding for MTATPAPANPAPPAPDFPWPDGKRCALFPAFDVDAESVWLGGDPANADRHVTLSYGGYEARVGIPKILELLARHGVRATFFVTGWAVEAHAKSCEAILAAGHEIAHHGYLHLKPDAERFDVMIEEIDRGLEAMGRVLGITPVGYRAPWGESFPALLQLLVDRGIRYSSSWRDDIRPYRHVLPGGPGPVEIPVNYSFDDWSYGLTHRSSPRALFGREAVLAIWRDEFDQTREWGGVTTMVMHPQVTGRPMRIRILDDFLTHVRTHDDVWIATGREIMEHYESCEARAGDAADLSRLPSE